The Etheostoma spectabile isolate EspeVRDwgs_2016 unplaced genomic scaffold, UIUC_Espe_1.0 scaffold00018341, whole genome shotgun sequence genome includes the window CCAACCGAAAGgtaaaactgttaaaactgTTGGTGAAATTATAATCTTGGAGCAGTATTGCGGATGCTATCTCCTGAGCTGCAGGTATGGATTAGGGAACACGAACGGCTGCAGAGGCTGCGTCATTGGCTGATGTGTTTATGGCTGCAAGAAGGAAAGTATACCCATGGAGCTACTCCACCTGGAAGGCTACAAAAGACACCCGCCCACACCCTCTCAATACCATAAGAGGGCAACACCAGTTGTGGGGAAGGCTCCCCTGAGGGAGAACCAgccaacaaatacacaaaggtCTAGTAAAGTACCTATTTGCTACCTGTGCGGCCAAGAGGGTCACACAAAGCCAATATGCCCAAGGAACCCTGCTAAGATCACTCAGATGTGTGTTGTGCCATGAAAAAATGACCATAAATGGTATAGCAATAAATCCATGAAGATGACAACTGTCAAAGTTAATGGTAAAGCTCTGAAGGCCCTAATTGAGTCTGGCAGTGATCAGACCCTGGTGCACAGGCAGTTTGGTCCAACTAATGTTGTGTGCACCCTTGAAACCATTCCCATCTGATGTGTACAGGGCGATAAGAAACCTTACCCCACTGCTGATGTTTACATTGAAGGACTTCCCTACCTATTGAACATTGGAGTTGCTGACAACCTTCCTTTCCCAGTAGTGCTGGGTAGTGTGACCTGCCAGTCATATTTGATTTGTTGAACCAACCTCAAAGTTGCAGTGTTGCCATAACCAGAGCCCAGGCCAAGCTGGTAGATGAGCCCTCTGTTACCCTCAGTGCCATGCCTTTTTATGATGCAGATCTGGACACTCAACCAGAGAAGCCGTGGAAGTCACACAGGCAAATAAGGAAGGAGAATTTCCAGCACACTGTCATAAAATTCCCAGTTGCAGTAACTTCAGACTTGCCACTAGGTTTTAAGATACCTTCAGACATTGTTCAGGTGCAACCGGATGACTCCAGCCAAGTGAATTTACAGGGCAGTgctaaagagagagaggtggggagTGAGTTTGAGTACAGTGCCGGGGAGGAGTCTTTCCTGCAGAATAGTATTCTCTATCATCAACATGGACCAGCTAAGCAGCTAGTGGTTCCCAAGGTGGCCCGAGACACTGTACTTCTCTTGGGTCACTCTGTTCCCTGGGCTGGCCACCTAGGGAAGCACAAGACCCTGGCTCGTGTTAGATGGTACTTTTACTGGCCTGGTTTGCAGGTAGATGTTGCTCAATTTTGTAGGACTTGCCCTCATTACCAGAAGACTTCAAGTACAGAACCGTGTAGAGCTCCCCTTCAAACCTTCCCCATTGTTAGCACTCCCTTTGAGCGTCTTAGTATGGATATTGTTGGTccagttgaaaaaagtaaaaagtaaaactgcTACATGTTAGTGATCACAGATTACTCTACTAGATACCCAGAGGTTTTTCCACTGAAATCTGTCAAAGCAAAGATTGTAGCATTCTCCTTGGTCCAGTTCATCTCTAGAGTTGATTTCGCTCGTGAGATTTTAACTGACCAAGGCAAAGGACTTTATGTCCACGCTTCTGAAACAGGTTTACCGAGTGCTTAGCATCAAGAGTGTGCAAACAACCCCCTACCACCCACAGACAGACGGACTGACAGAAGGGTTCAATCAGATGCTCAAGCAAATTCTCCATAAGTTCATCAATGACACTGGTTCTGATTGGGATCAATAGCTACCCTACCTCCTTTTTGCATACCGGGAAGTACCCCAGGCCTCTACTGGGTTTTCTGCATTTTAACTGTTGTATGGTCATGAGGTAAGGGGACCACTGACCTTGCTTAGGGAGGCCTGGGAAGGGGACCAGCAGAAGGAGGGGGGTGTTAACATCATCTTCTAAGTTGTTTAGATAAGAGACAGGCTACAGAAGATGGCAGAACTTGCCCAGCATTACATGGCGGAGGCCCAGTGGTACCAGAAAGAATGGAATGATAAGTCGGCACGGCAGAGGACCTTTGTTCCAGGTCAGAAAGTCCTAGTCATGCTGCCTACCAGTGACAGCGAACTGCTGGCAAAATGGCAGGGACCCTTTGAGGTGGAGAAGCAACTTGGACCCACCACCTACCAAGTTTCTACTGCAAGCCGACCACGTTCCAGCAGGGTGCTGCATGTGAACATCCTAAAGGAGTTAAAGGATTAGGAAGGCAGAGGTATTACAGATCAGAgctgtagaggaggaggaggtggtagATGACCAGTATCTGCCCTCAGCAGCCCCAGCAGAACCTGACCTGGACCATCTACCAGCTGATGAATAAAATCAGGTGAAAGCTTCATGGAAGTGTCAAATATTTCAAGAGTACCCAGGTTGCACAAATATGGTGGAGCATGATATTGTGTTAAAAGAGGAGGCTCCAGTTAAACGAATGAGTTACAGGATCACAGAGCGCCTCTTGGTGTCCTTGAAAAAAGAAGTGGACCTGATGTTCTCTGGGGATCATTGAGCGCTCCAAAAGTGATCCAGTGGTGTTGGTTCCAAAAAAGGATGCCACAATACGGTTTTGTGTTAATTTCCGATACCTGAACTCAGTGTCAAAGTTTGATTGCTATCCAACGCCACATAGTGATGACACGATTGAGCACCTGGGGAAAGCAAGATACCTGGCCCAGCACACACACCTATACCATGTCCTTAGCTGCAAGTAGCTCTGCAACAGACACTGATTGGCTGATATAGTGGACAGAGCGTCAGTGAATTCACCCTTTGGTTTGACTGCTGTTTTGAAGCTACCAGTTTGCCTTTAGGCCAACACTATCTTGGTATTTTGAAGACAGAAGTCACCGTACTTGGTCAGCTGGGGAGAACGACACAGTTTATCCACCGTCGTGAATTGTTTCACTGCTGCTTCACTCAGCTAAGTGCTAGAGAGGAAACATTGTTGGTCTCCAACTGGCTGATTCGAGTCATCCAGACGAGTTTTCTGGGCCTATCGGTGAGATTGCTATGGAAAAAGTAAACATGGCGGTACTCTGGTAAGACCAAATGATGTTTAACCATGTGTCCAGCAAATTTAAAtaactcacgttactgtattgtgtaatTTAACTTGATTTATTATGGTTTCTTACGTTTTTATTTGCCAGatgcaaatgtttcaccaaaccAAGGTCCTACtcgagactatttagcagagccaccgtctcTACATCCAGATCTTAGTGTCTCCTGAGTTAATTGTGATTgagttaaagaaatgcaaacaacccagagtgttgttttctcctatcccagaatgcagctgtggtgtagccagatcTTACTCTACATGGCTGTAGAAACAGAGCTGGAAATGCAAAACTACTGTTTCATGAACTTGAAAAGATTTTAATAATAggacaaaggaaagaaaacaagggtagaaaatgacagaagagaaacagtgaaaaaagGCAGGGTTACAGAGAGAGCGAAGATGATGGTGGGATGTGCAGAGTCAGGGAGGAGGGGATCAGAGTCAAACAGGGactgagaaagaggaggggatgaagagaatgagagagagataaatcaGTTACATGACTCAGGTTTGTTCAGAAAGCTGCcagagctgcagctgtctgcagACTTCTGCAGATGGAGGTTGAGGACGGAGCCGAGCTCTGCTTTCCACAGTTCCAAAACACCTCCTGCACGAAGCCCTCGTCTCCTTGGCCCCAAACACTGCTCATTTACATTGTGTGGTACTCCCTCTCTCTGACCACTGTAACTCTTAACCTGCTCATAATCATCTCAGTCTCCCACTTCAGGCAGGTATTAACTGCTTTGCTTCTCTCtacaggattttaaaatgtggaCAGCTGTTGTATATTTAGAAGAATTGTCTTTGAGCTAATTCTGAATAATGTTGCTCCAAATGTCTGACTTTGATGCCAGAAACCGTTGCTCATGTCCTCTCTCTTACTGATATTAATCATTGCTTTCTGTCCACCGTGATCTCAACCAAGTCATTTTAACTGTCTACTCTTACTGATGTGGAGGATTGGATAATATTTAAACTAATgttgattttatatttttattttgagaacTGGTTAGGGTTGTTCTGTCAGCGTTGTTGGTTTAGTGatacttttctctttccctgcaGGCAGCTCCACACCCCCAccaacatcctcctcctctctctggctgtctcaGACCTTCTAGTGGGCCTCGTGCTGATGCCGGGAGAAATCCTCAAAAAAACATCCTGCTGGTTTCTTggtgactttgtgtgttttctttataattATCTTTCAAGCATCATTGCCACATCCTCATTAGGTGACATGGTGCTCATATCAGTTGACCGTTATGTGGCTATTTGTGACCCTTTGCATTACAACACCAGAATCACTGTGAACAGAGTTAAActcagtgtgtttctgtgttggcTCTATTCTGCTTCCTACAGCTTTCTCTTGGTGAAGGATGACCTGACTCAACCAAGGAGGTATAATTCCTGCTACGGAGAATGTGTGTTGGTCATCGACTATGTCATAAAAGCTGTAGACATGGTTTTGTCCTTTATTGTTCCAGTTACTATCATTGTGGCTCTGTATCTGAGAGTATTTGCCGTGGCTGTGTCTCAGGCTCGTGCCATGCGCTCTCACATTACAGCTGTCACACTCCAGCTGTCAGTGACTCCAAAGGCAAAGAAATCAGAGCTGAAAGCAGCCAGGACTCTTGGTGTTCTGGTAGTTGTGTACCTAATATGTTTCTGTCCATATTACTCTGTTTCTCTTGCAGGTGACAGCTTGGTCAATGCTTTGTATGCATCCTTTATTGTCCCaatcttttactttttaaactctggtcTAAACCCTATGATCTATGCCTTGTTTTACCCCTGGTTTAGAAAAGCAGTTAAACTCATTGTTACTCTTCAGATACTGCAGCCTGGCTCTCGTGAGACCAACATGTTGTAGAGGCTATGGAGGGACTAAGTATTAAAGGAATGACAATGAAAATAGAGAAATTGAAGATATACTTTCCTTTCTTTAAGTTTAAATTGTGTATGATCAACAACTGACAGGTCTGTTCTTCAGCTTTATCTTGTTGTGTATTGTGTCTCTCTGATGCTGCTGCATTTAAAGAAAGAGTCATAAGCACCATATACTGTTTCTAGGTAATCACCTGGTTTAATGCAAGCTTTAAATTCACACATGTATGACACTTAGGGAACATTTCATCCCAACACAACAAAAGAGCTCCTAAATCTTTGCATTTATGTCTCTGTTCGGTCAgagcacagagaaaaaaatgtccCTAAACAGCCCCACTTTCCTGTCTAGTAGAGAAAAGGAACACAGGTTTGCCAAAGTGCCATTTATACTTGACCGTGTATAACATTTCTTGATTCTGTGACACAAATAGATGAAGCACTATGATGTTCTTTTGGAAAGAATTTAAACAACATTATGTTTAAAAAGATTATCTAgagtaaaatctaactttttgtgacatattatacgaaggtctaatctttcatttgatccctcttggcttctttatgcacattaatataactttttacctggggtgcccaaactttcaaaccccactgtaggTAGCATGAGATACAATAATAAATTAGACTTATTCATAATGTGATGTCTtgtctttttattgatgttttacaCTATGTGATGTAATCTGGACTGACAATCCGGGTCACCACTAATTCATAAAATACTCTGCTGACTCGCCAGAAGATGGAGCTGTTGACTTGTATTTTGCAGGCTAGAAATGAAGGAAAGCAGTTGTGATGATAAGATGAATAGTGGTGTAGTCctttgtcaagtccaagaccaggattAGTCAAGACCCagtccaaatgagagacagAACAATAGAATCCTCTTCAAGACCACTTAAATACCTGTTCATAATGTATGCAATGCAAGAGATActatatcttttattttaagataatcactttgtattattttttgtaatgatcCAAAAGCAAGTACAGTGTAACAACACTGCAGGAACTAAATTAGGCTATGGACAGGTGTCACAGGTGTCcctgaaaaatacaaaaggttCACATTTTTATCACATGTCTTGAAGAATCCACAGTACAAAGTGCTCAgtgacattgtgtctgtggccaAAATCAAAAAAGCTTCACTGCTCGTCCACTAATCATCAAGGGATTTATTAGAAATTTCCTCAGGTACGTAAGGTATATCAAATGTGGCCAATCACACTCATCCCAGAACTGAGAAATATAGTTCACCCAAAAGTAAATGTAAGAGCAAGACACTCTTACTGACTGCTACcatggaaactgtttttttcactttatcaaaaggaccaaaaatgtagtctatttAGAACTACTGTGATAAGATGGATGTGGGTACACATAACATACACCAGAAGGATGAAAGCACAATAGTAGCTTAAGACATGATGAAGGCAGAATCTTTAACAAGTGGGAATGGATCCAAGTGACACTCCAAAACCCACTACGAAAACTAAAGATCAAGATGAAAGAGTAACATCAATACTGAACCAGTTGGCCTGTTGTGTAGCTTACTTGCACAAATCAAGctaaaagagggaaaggaaacAGCAAACACGTGTAAGATAGTTAAGTAAAATAGTTCAAACTATGCGCAGGAAGAGGTCTAAAATTATTAATACGTGATCTATAATCATAACCATTCAAACAGTTAATTATTTAAGTCTTCTTAATTAAAATATCTTTGATTTTGTGTGCCAGAGTACACAGTGGCACATTTACCTAGGACACAAACTAATGAGCTGATCATTTCAGACAGGTGTGCTGATGCTCAGAAACATCTAGAACATGCAGGGACGGTGCCCCAAACCCAACGGCTGATTATGTATAAGCTGCGACATTGTGACAGTTTGAAGTCGTAATCTTCGGCCCAAAGGCCAACACTGATCTCAGGGAGCTGTTGTCCAGGTGATGACTCCTCTACCTTTTGGCTGTATTTCATTGGGTCAGCCTGGGTTGCCTCAGTAACATGGCTTTGCTTAACAGGAACTGGACTGATTGTTAATCAGAATCAGGTGTGTCAATGcagacacacatttaaaatatgcagGGCTGTTGCATGATGCAGCACAATGCCTGATTAGATACATGTAAGATCATCTTCCAAAACCAGGTGCCCAGAGTCAGACCCTTTGAGGCCGTTTGCAGGTTCAGGTCTCAGGGAGCTATCATCTGGGTGATGTCACAAGTGGCATTGAACACCGAGTAGAAAAGGGGCAGGCTCGCGTGAAAATGCAGAATTTTAAAATAGATCAATAAATGGCAAACTGATGTTTAAGATGCTGTATGTTGCATTGACTGCAGTgcgtagattttctttttaaacaactttttttagataaaattCTGAAATTTTGCAAATCAAATCTACAATGAtctttgggtgttttttccaggaacatcaaatatttattttgaaagaaattgCATCATTAGTTCATAGTACTGTAAGCAgtaaaatgtttagtttttgaTGAATAAAAAATCTGAAAGGTGAATTTGTGGACGATAGTTAGGAGATAGAGTTGCTCAAATTTGGTGTCAAATGAAAGCAACATGTGGGAGGAAATAGGTTTAAGAAGAGAGTGATGGACTGTAAAGTTTAGAATTTTAGATGGCTGTTGTAGCGCCACCATCAGGACACTTAGCACACAAATTGCACTGATTGAGTTTAGCATAGGCCTGGACTTATGTGCAAAGTTTGGTGAGTTTTGTGCATGGGAACATGGTTTTCttaggaagaaaaagaagaagaagaaataatacCACAGCTGCTCGGCCcctgataataataatactaatacagGCTCATATGATGCAACCAGGAGTATAGGGGACCAATGTCAGTGCCCTATCTAGATAGATTTTGAAGTAAACTAATACCTGTTTTGTGAATAAGCACACTTCAATGGTGTTGTTTTAAGGAGAAAGTTCTGGACTCGTTCAACACCAACTAgaatatttggcaagaccaatGGTCAAGTCCTAGACAAGTCCGAGTTCAGACTCAAACATTCGTAATAGCAGACGGACTTTAAAAAAGATTCATCTACTGCAGAGTAGTTTATAGATTataggaatcatccaagctgtgtacagtaaggatgggacgttgttgacctcaactgaggaggtaatagagcggtgtaaggagcactttgaggaactcctaaatccagctgacacgtcctctgtggtagaggcagaggatgatgggggattgtcgtcaatttcccagGTGGAGGTCACTGAGGTAACCCTAACCTCTTTCAAGTAacattgtccaccatggacaagACAAATATTTCAAGATTGGCTATAACTGTGGTTAACTAAATAGCTTAGCATATTTGGTCATGTTTATTCACATTAATTTTCCACACATCTACTAATACCACTatgatcatattcccttcctcaatgctccataaagaaacaaacaacgATCATTagtgacagagagcatatgaagtgaatcattactcgcTGTTAGCTTCatgctcagaaaggaatatcataATTCAACATCACGGTCAGcaagaccaaacactttagaaacgcATTCCTCAAGttagaaactctagaaatgatccctgaaagtatagtcttggttagattgagggggggaaactgcatctcattcactgcagagtgattgtcactcagggttcagagggacagaagctaatcgttacgtgctccagatgactctgaggtgagaaaatct containing:
- the LOC116680130 gene encoding trace amine-associated receptor 13c-like; its protein translation is MEVEDGAELCFPQFQNTSCTKPSSPWPQTLLIYIVWYSLSLTTVTLNLLIIISVSHFRQLHTPTNILLLSLAVSDLLVGLVLMPGEILKKTSCWFLGDFVCFLYNYLSSIIATSSLGDMVLISVDRYVAICDPLHYNTRITVNRVKLSVFLCWLYSASYSFLLVKDDLTQPRRYNSCYGECVLVIDYVIKAVDMVLSFIVPVTIIVALYLRVFAVAVSQARAMRSHITAVTLQLSVTPKAKKSELKAARTLGVLVVVYLICFCPYYSVSLAGDSLVNALYASFIVPIFYFLNSGLNPMIYALFYPWFRKAVKLIVTLQILQPGSRETNML